The genomic segment AACCAAATGTATTTGTCAGCAGAGTAAAAGCATTGCTTAGGAGAATTGAAAAAACATCTTCCGCAAATATTATTGAGACAGCAGGAATAAAAATAGACATGGAAAAGTATCTTGTAGTGAAGGATAAAAAAGAAATATTGCTTCCGAAAAAAGAATTTGAACTTTTACATCTTCTGGTTTCCAAGCCAGGAAAAGTATTCAAGAGGGAAGAAATCCTGAATTCAGTATGGGGAGATGATGTAATTGTTGGAGACAGAACTATTGATGTGCACATCAGAAAACTCAGAGAGAAAATCGGTGATGATTATTTTCATACGGTTAAAGGAGTTGGATATAAATTTGAGTTCTGAAATGACTACACTTACACTCCTTGCAATTATTCTTCTTTCCGCTTCTATTATCCTATGGATTCTTGCACAGGTTTTTATTTTAAAACGAATAAAAAATATATCAGAGCACATTAAATCACAGATTAAGTCAAAAGCCAGAAGTCAAAAATCAAAAACTTCACTAATTGAATTGGAACAGTTAGTAAATGAATGGTCGGATGAACGTAAAGAAGAAATAGAGCAATTAGAAAAATTAGAGAACTACCGCAAAGAATTTCTTGGCAATGTTTCGCACGAATTAA from the Bacteroidota bacterium genome contains:
- a CDS encoding response regulator transcription factor, whose amino-acid sequence is MSSHKILLVDDEPDILEFLSYNLRKEGYIVFTAENGKDAIPIAKKENPELIVLDVMMPEMDGITVCKELRKISSLKNVMIAFLTARNEDYSQIKGFDSGADDYITKPIKPNVFVSRVKALLRRIEKTSSANIIETAGIKIDMEKYLVVKDKKEILLPKKEFELLHLLVSKPGKVFKREEILNSVWGDDVIVGDRTIDVHIRKLREKIGDDYFHTVKGVGYKFEF